From one Mytilus galloprovincialis chromosome 13, xbMytGall1.hap1.1, whole genome shotgun sequence genomic stretch:
- the LOC143056101 gene encoding peptidoglycan-recognition protein SC2-like, with translation MTNNHNCKRMNKMLCLILILAVTGHGLASDQPCTDLGGHCQDDHHKCSGSYYSGKCSGSATRRCCTRTAVEHDTGDCSNVKIISRDSWGARRPASISTIHSPVPDFFIHHTEGGACTSFSACISQMKGIQNYHMDDANHHWSDIGYSFLVGEDGKIYEGRGWNRIGAHTQGYNSRGLAASFMGSFMTHSPNSAALNAVKELIQCGISKGKVSHSYALFGHRDVGSTDCPGTALYNVIKTWPRFHAHSPK, from the exons ATGACAAATAATCACAATTGTAAACGTATGAACAAAATGTTGTGCTTGATTCTTATACTAGCTGTTACTGGACACGGCCTAG CCAGTGACCAGCCATGTACAGATTTAGGAGGCCATTGCCAGGATGACCACCACAAATGTAGTGGTTCTTACTACTCAGGGAAATGTTCTGGTAGTGCTACAAGACGTTGTTGTACAAGGACAGCAGTAG AACATGATACTGGTGACTGCTCTAATGTTAAGATAATATCACGTGACAGTTGGGGAGCCCGAAGACCAGCGAGTATATCGACTATCCATTCACCAGTTCCTGACTTCTTCATACATCATACCGAAGGTGGAGCTTGTACATCATTTTCTGCATGTATCTCACAAATGAAAGGAATACAAAATTACCACATGGATGATGCTAACCACC ATTGGTCGGACATTGGATACAGCTTTTTAGTTGGTGAAGATGGCAAAATCTACGAGGGCAGAGGCTGGAATCGAATAGGAGCGCACACTCAAGGATATAACAGCCGTGGGTTGGCCGCCTCATTTATGGGAAGTTTTATGACCCATTCCCCCAATTCTGCTGCTCTAAATGCTGTCAAAGAGTTGATTCAATGTGGAATCAGCAAAGGAAAAGTTTCGCATTCTTATGCCTTGTTTGGACATCGCGATGTTGGATCCACTGACTGCCCAGGCACAGCTTTGTACAACGTCATCAAGACATGGCCTCGTTTCCATGCACATTCtccaaaataa